The nucleotide sequence GGCTGCGCCCTCGGGAAACCTCGTCATCAAGCCTCGCGCAAGGTCTGGCACGGACGCAAGATCACCTGCGACCGTTATCGCCTCATCGCCCGCATCCTCAAACCATTGAGCACCCGAGGTCACCTTGTGGTCAGCGGTCCTGAGCACAACCACGGGCGTTCCGGCGATACGGGCAAAGATAGTGCCGTGATAGCGATCAGTCACTACGACTCTATAATGGGCATACGACTCGATCACCTTCTCGATTCGACTCCACGCCTCCTTCGAATCAAGATCAATCCCGCCGAGATCAACCGTTGTGTCCGTCTGGGCAAGGGAGCCGATCTGCCGCTCAAGCTCGTCGGCAAGAGCATCGATTTCGCCATACGAATAGAACTTCTCCCCGTCGTTCCTCGTGCAAAGTAGCGCGCCCGAACGATGTCCGTCGAATTCGTATTTACCGATGAGCGTAGTGACCACATCGGGGTAAAGCCTGACATCGACCTTGGGGTAGATGGATCGGGCCTTTTCGGCGGACACTGCATCCCGCGCCAAGAAGAGGGTGCGAGGATGCGCGTTTATCGCCCTTATATCGCGGCGCATGCCTCGCTTGCTCAGGAACTTTATGCTCGTTGGAAAGAACACGATCCTGTTCCCAGGAAAGGAGTCAGGAATCATGCGATGCGCCGTCTCGTCCGGATGCAGCCCATCCATAGTGTGGCCGCTCTGCATGATTATGACGTCGTCGGGTCGAACCAGCCGCTTCAAAAGCACCGCCGTCCTCGCGGCCCCTCCGTTGAAATCCCTGCTCGAAATTTTCACTATCTCGGCACCGGGGCAATTAGCCTCGACCCAAGCAAGAATGCAGAACTTCTGCGCCTGATCGCCCAAGTTGTTGTGGGTGGGAACGCCAAAATACCAAACCCTTGGACGCTCGGCACCCTGCAGGCCATTGAGCATCTTCAACAACGCTTTGTTGTCTTTGTGCGCCAAAGGGTGGCGGAGAGCAAGCCGAATAGGACGCACGATCTCCCTATTGACCATCACGGCGAAGGCGGACAAGCCGGGTATCGACTTAAACTTCATCTTGAATTCGTTGTTCATCGTTTGTCCTTCATAGACGGTTTTCCCAC is from Gordonibacter urolithinfaciens and encodes:
- a CDS encoding polysaccharide pyruvyl transferase family protein, whose amino-acid sequence is MNNEFKMKFKSIPGLSAFAVMVNREIVRPIRLALRHPLAHKDNKALLKMLNGLQGAERPRVWYFGVPTHNNLGDQAQKFCILAWVEANCPGAEIVKISSRDFNGGAARTAVLLKRLVRPDDVIIMQSGHTMDGLHPDETAHRMIPDSFPGNRIVFFPTSIKFLSKRGMRRDIRAINAHPRTLFLARDAVSAEKARSIYPKVDVRLYPDVVTTLIGKYEFDGHRSGALLCTRNDGEKFYSYGEIDALADELERQIGSLAQTDTTVDLGGIDLDSKEAWSRIEKVIESYAHYRVVVTDRYHGTIFARIAGTPVVVLRTADHKVTSGAQWFEDAGDEAITVAGDLASVPDLARGLMTRFPEGAAAPPFAAPYYEELHDLIEAV